The Cloacibacillus sp. An23 genomic sequence ATGCAGAGGGCTCTTCTGGGGCGTCTTTGCGGCTGGCATATTGATATTTCCGGGCGAATTCGATCTTGCAAGATTCGTGGTCGGCCTCGCGCTGGTCCTCGGCGGCCAGGCGCTGAGATTCTGGGCTGCCGGCTACATCCCCAAATACAGGACGGAAGTCATAGGCGCGCCGGTGCTTGTCACCTGGGGGCCATATAAATGGGTACGCAATCCGCTCTACGCCGGAAACGCGATAATGGGCCTCGGATGGTCGCTGATGGTCGGCTGGGGATGGGTCGCCGCCTTCGTCGTCGCCTTCATGCTCCTCTACTCGATGATAATAATCCCGGCCGAAGAGGAATTCCTCGCCGGTAAATTTGGGAATGAATACGAAGAATTCAAAAAGCGTGTCCCGCAGCTCATTCCATACCCGCGCGGGGGCTTCCCCGATAAATCCCCAAACGAAAAGCCCTTCGACGCCAAACGCGCGCGCGAAGAGGAAATATACTCCATCCGCGTCAACCTGGTAGTAACGGCGATAATCTTCGCGCGCCTTTTCCTATTCAGATACTAGAAAACGAACCACATCAAATTTGCTTCGCAAGGCGGTGCCCGTCGGAAACACGGACGCCGCCTTTGCTTACCTGCGACACGCCGCCGTCCGCTTTCACACATCGCCAGCCCCCTATGTCCGCGCAAAGCAAAAACATCTTAACTAAAG encodes the following:
- a CDS encoding isoprenylcysteine carboxylmethyltransferase family protein — protein: MKVSKKVSSTAFKCRGLFWGVFAAGILIFPGEFDLARFVVGLALVLGGQALRFWAAGYIPKYRTEVIGAPVLVTWGPYKWVRNPLYAGNAIMGLGWSLMVGWGWVAAFVVAFMLLYSMIIIPAEEEFLAGKFGNEYEEFKKRVPQLIPYPRGGFPDKSPNEKPFDAKRAREEEIYSIRVNLVVTAIIFARLFLFRY